One Bacillota bacterium DNA segment encodes these proteins:
- a CDS encoding P-II family nitrogen regulator → MSHDCHHALIVTIVRRGWSERVISASKQAGAEGGTVIFGRGTGIHEQKMLLGIPIEPEKEIVLTVVPESITGEVLDAIIAAVDLEKPGHGICFVMELKRVEGIAHLTSQRKTATEG, encoded by the coding sequence ATGAGCCATGATTGTCATCATGCCCTGATAGTCACCATTGTGAGGAGGGGCTGGTCTGAGAGGGTCATATCCGCATCCAAGCAGGCTGGGGCCGAGGGCGGCACGGTCATCTTTGGGCGAGGGACAGGGATCCATGAGCAGAAGATGCTACTGGGGATCCCCATTGAGCCCGAGAAGGAAATCGTCCTGACGGTGGTCCCGGAGAGCATTACCGGTGAAGTGCTGGACGCCATCATAGCCGCCGTGGATCTGGAGAAGCCCGGCCATGGCATTTGCTTCGTCATGGAACTAAAGAGGGTGGAGGGCATAGCCCACCTTACCTCACAGCGCAAGACAGCAACAGAAGGCTAG
- a CDS encoding DUF1538 domain-containing protein translates to MSGIFQGFGQVLVEVLSALTPLAIALAVFQPLFLKLPREALANVIKGMVLTLVGLALFLQGVYVGFLPVGREMGQVLGASAHRWSLLPIGFVLGFVATLAEPAVRVLSNEVERASSGQVNRRVIQYTLSLGVGAFVCLAMARTVYGIPIHYIVVPGYLLAVGMLGFSDSTFTSIAFDAGGVATGPMTVTLVMALAVGAATSMKGRDAVTDGFGLIALVALAPILSVMLLGLLYQRRKGGIDNEP, encoded by the coding sequence GTGAGCGGTATCTTCCAGGGTTTTGGCCAAGTCCTGGTTGAAGTGCTGTCAGCATTGACTCCCCTGGCCATAGCCCTCGCGGTGTTCCAGCCCCTCTTCCTGAAGCTCCCCCGCGAGGCCCTGGCTAATGTGATAAAGGGAATGGTCCTGACCCTGGTGGGGCTTGCCCTTTTCCTCCAGGGGGTGTATGTAGGCTTCCTGCCGGTGGGGAGGGAAATGGGGCAGGTCCTGGGTGCTTCGGCCCACCGGTGGTCGCTGCTGCCCATAGGCTTCGTCCTGGGCTTCGTTGCCACCCTGGCAGAGCCGGCGGTTCGGGTGTTGAGCAATGAGGTAGAGAGAGCATCCAGCGGGCAGGTAAACAGGCGTGTGATCCAGTACACCCTGTCCCTGGGAGTGGGGGCCTTCGTGTGTCTTGCCATGGCACGGACGGTGTACGGTATACCAATCCACTACATCGTCGTTCCCGGGTACCTGCTAGCTGTAGGAATGCTGGGGTTTTCCGATTCCACCTTCACATCCATTGCCTTCGACGCGGGCGGGGTGGCCACTGGACCCATGACAGTTACTCTGGTCATGGCACTGGCGGTGGGGGCCGCAACAAGCATGAAGGGCCGGGATGCCGTCACCGACGGCTTCGGGCTCATCGCTCTGGTGGCTCTGGCCCCTATTCTCTCCGTCATGTTACTTGGTCTCCTCTACCAGAGGAGGAAGGGAGGTATTGACAATGAGCCATGA
- a CDS encoding DUF1538 domain-containing protein produces MLSSLRETLVEVAHSLTPVCAVVIALQFTLVWMPMEMLARFLMGAILVFAGLVLFLHGVRIGLLPLGEMLGSSLPNLGSVTGIIIVALILGFSVTVAEPDVRVLAHQVETASGGQVDKGILIAAVALGVGVFVCLALMRILLGIPIAYPLGAGYLLVLALIPFIPRHFLPVALDAGGVTTGPLTVPFILSLGIGLTSVLGGKSPLSDGFGLVGLASIGPVLAVMLLGVMFG; encoded by the coding sequence GTGCTTTCCAGCTTGAGAGAGACCCTGGTGGAGGTAGCGCATTCTCTCACACCCGTATGCGCTGTGGTAATCGCACTCCAGTTCACCCTTGTGTGGATGCCCATGGAAATGCTTGCCCGCTTCCTTATGGGTGCCATCCTGGTCTTCGCAGGGCTTGTTCTCTTCCTCCACGGAGTCCGCATCGGCCTTTTGCCCCTGGGCGAGATGCTGGGTTCCAGCTTGCCAAACCTCGGGTCCGTGACGGGGATCATCATCGTTGCCCTGATCCTGGGGTTCTCCGTAACAGTGGCCGAACCCGATGTGCGGGTCCTGGCCCACCAGGTTGAGACTGCCTCCGGCGGCCAGGTGGACAAGGGCATCCTGATTGCTGCTGTGGCCCTAGGTGTGGGAGTCTTCGTATGCCTGGCACTCATGAGAATACTCCTTGGTATACCCATTGCCTACCCACTGGGGGCAGGCTACCTGCTGGTCCTGGCACTCATTCCGTTCATCCCCCGGCACTTCCTCCCGGTTGCCCTCGATGCCGGAGGGGTAACCACAGGGCCCTTGACAGTCCCTTTCATACTCTCCCTGGGCATCGGGCTCACGTCGGTCCTGGGAGGGAAGTCCCCCCTGTCTGACGGTTTCGGCCTGGTAGGCCTCGCATCCATCGGACCTGTCCTGGCTGTGATGCTCCTGGGGGTGATGTTCGGGTGA
- a CDS encoding heavy metal translocating P-type ATPase: MEHGEAQQTFIIEGMSCASCAQNLETRLKKAPGVLEARVNFATAKAYVRYEPGRTSPERLQSVVDSAGYKVRQDTASAVFRVTDMTCASCASAIERSLAKTPGVHRADVNFAMGSVSVDFDPTVTRESGLVRAIENAGYKVARDEEAGSTPIDVDMAQLGRARRRMLWAWGFTIPIVIWMLPEMLFHVATFGHHVMNVGIVALASPVLFGPGLFTYRSAFKSVSHGGANMDVLIALGTLAAFVTGPLSFWLAIANYSGVASMIMAFHLTGRYFEARAKGRASEAIKKLLRLRAQTATLLVEGQEVSIPVDQVCVGDVMLVRPGEKVPTDGVVLEGESTVDESMATGESLPVPKGPGDEVIGATINQQGLLRVKAAKVGEDTFLAQVIKLVEEAQGTKVPVQEFADRVTAVFVPVVLVLAASTSALWLLMPERMRLILEAASPVIPWVQPDLGTVTLAVSATVAVLVIACPCALGLATPTALMVGSGLGAENGVLIRHGAAIQLLRESKTIVFDKTGTLTRGTPSVTDILAFSDTSETEVLALAAAVEQGSEHPLGRAVVAKAKDDPSLRMPAMEGFLAVAGKGVRAKVEGEDVILGTRAFLTDSGVDVQNLEDRLRALEEEGKTVTLVAAGTRALGAIALADTPKEDARDAVEELHRMGFETVMLTGDNWRTSRAMAKRLGVKRVLAEVLPADKASEVRRLQAEGRRVVMVGDGINDAPALAQADVGIAIGTGTDIAIASSDITLVRGDLTAVVSAINISRSTFRKIRENLAWAFSYNVVAIPIAVMGLLHPVVAEMAMAASSVSVVANATGLRRARVRPAYTIKQPKRAGT; this comes from the coding sequence GTGGAACACGGGGAGGCCCAGCAGACCTTCATCATTGAGGGCATGTCGTGCGCAAGCTGCGCCCAGAACCTGGAGACCAGGCTGAAAAAGGCCCCCGGGGTGCTGGAAGCCAGGGTGAACTTCGCGACGGCCAAGGCCTATGTGAGATATGAACCCGGGAGGACCAGCCCGGAGCGCCTTCAAAGTGTGGTAGACAGTGCTGGGTACAAGGTGAGACAGGATACCGCCTCAGCCGTGTTCCGTGTGACGGACATGACCTGCGCCAGCTGTGCCAGCGCCATCGAGAGGTCGCTTGCGAAAACCCCGGGGGTGCACAGGGCTGACGTCAACTTCGCCATGGGCAGCGTGTCCGTGGATTTTGACCCAACCGTTACCAGGGAGTCCGGCCTTGTCCGCGCCATCGAGAATGCCGGGTACAAGGTGGCCAGGGATGAAGAGGCAGGGAGCACCCCTATTGATGTGGACATGGCCCAGCTGGGGAGGGCCCGGAGGAGGATGCTCTGGGCATGGGGCTTCACCATCCCCATCGTCATCTGGATGCTGCCGGAAATGCTCTTTCACGTGGCTACCTTCGGCCACCATGTCATGAACGTGGGAATAGTGGCCTTGGCATCACCGGTCCTGTTCGGCCCGGGACTTTTTACCTACAGGTCGGCCTTCAAGTCGGTGAGCCACGGGGGCGCCAACATGGATGTGCTCATCGCCCTGGGAACCCTGGCGGCCTTTGTCACAGGACCCTTGTCTTTCTGGTTGGCCATCGCCAACTACTCTGGTGTGGCGTCGATGATCATGGCATTCCACCTCACCGGCCGCTATTTCGAGGCGAGGGCCAAGGGACGGGCCTCGGAGGCCATTAAGAAGCTGCTCAGACTCAGGGCCCAGACCGCCACCTTGCTGGTGGAAGGGCAAGAGGTGAGCATACCGGTGGACCAGGTTTGCGTGGGCGACGTGATGCTGGTACGACCCGGTGAGAAGGTGCCTACCGACGGTGTGGTCTTGGAGGGCGAAAGCACAGTGGACGAGTCCATGGCCACCGGGGAATCCCTGCCAGTGCCCAAGGGACCTGGGGATGAGGTTATCGGTGCCACCATCAACCAGCAAGGCCTACTCAGGGTGAAGGCTGCCAAGGTGGGAGAGGACACCTTCCTGGCTCAGGTCATCAAGCTGGTAGAGGAGGCACAGGGCACCAAGGTCCCCGTCCAGGAGTTTGCCGACAGGGTAACCGCGGTTTTCGTCCCGGTGGTACTGGTGCTGGCAGCCTCCACCAGCGCCCTCTGGCTGCTCATGCCGGAGCGGATGCGTCTTATCCTGGAGGCCGCATCCCCAGTAATCCCGTGGGTCCAGCCTGACCTGGGCACCGTCACGCTGGCGGTCAGCGCTACGGTGGCAGTCCTTGTCATAGCCTGCCCCTGCGCCCTGGGCTTGGCCACTCCCACCGCCCTCATGGTGGGAAGTGGGCTGGGCGCGGAGAACGGTGTGCTCATAAGGCACGGTGCCGCTATCCAGCTCCTCCGGGAATCCAAGACCATAGTGTTTGACAAGACAGGCACCCTCACCCGTGGGACGCCTTCGGTAACAGACATCCTGGCATTCTCAGATACTTCGGAGACTGAGGTGCTGGCCCTGGCAGCCGCGGTCGAGCAGGGCTCCGAGCACCCCCTGGGACGGGCAGTGGTGGCCAAGGCCAAGGATGACCCTTCCCTGAGGATGCCTGCGATGGAGGGGTTCCTAGCGGTTGCTGGTAAAGGGGTCAGGGCCAAAGTTGAAGGGGAGGACGTGATCCTGGGCACCCGGGCCTTTCTCACGGATTCCGGCGTGGACGTGCAGAACCTCGAGGACCGCCTCAGGGCTCTGGAGGAGGAGGGGAAGACAGTCACCCTGGTGGCTGCAGGAACCCGGGCCCTGGGCGCCATCGCCCTGGCGGACACGCCCAAGGAGGATGCCAGGGACGCCGTGGAGGAGTTGCACAGGATGGGGTTCGAGACGGTCATGCTCACAGGAGATAACTGGCGTACCAGCAGGGCCATGGCGAAGCGCCTGGGGGTCAAGAGGGTGTTGGCCGAGGTCCTCCCCGCGGACAAGGCCTCTGAGGTCCGGAGGCTCCAGGCAGAGGGCAGGCGGGTCGTTATGGTGGGAGACGGCATCAATGATGCCCCTGCGCTGGCCCAGGCTGACGTGGGCATCGCCATAGGGACGGGCACGGACATAGCCATCGCCTCCTCTGACATCACCCTGGTCCGGGGGGACCTCACAGCTGTGGTCTCAGCCATCAACATTTCCAGGAGCACATTCCGGAAGATCCGCGAGAACCTGGCCTGGGCCTTTTCCTACAATGTGGTGGCCATCCCCATCGCCGTGATGGGCCTGCTCCATCCTGTGGTGGCGGAGATGGCCATGGCCGCCAGTTCCGTCAGCGTGGTGGCCAATGCGACTGGCCTGAGAAGGGCCCGGGTGAGACCTGCCTACACGATAAAACAGCCCAAGAGGGCAGGCACTTGA
- a CDS encoding ferredoxin-thioredoxin reductase catalytic domain-containing protein yields the protein MRPRVYCTVCRSHFVPREPLEKGSMVTCSVCGALIEILEVSPEIGSQKAIQEPLEEITQRVEAFARLRNYEFNENMVLVMEGLMGKWKAYGDFYCPCRFDNLPENLCPCREARMNWVRKEGECRCGLFILPPGK from the coding sequence ATGAGGCCTAGGGTGTACTGTACTGTTTGCCGGAGCCACTTCGTGCCTAGAGAGCCTCTGGAGAAAGGCTCAATGGTCACATGTAGCGTATGCGGGGCACTCATCGAGATCCTGGAAGTATCCCCCGAGATAGGGAGCCAAAAGGCAATCCAGGAGCCCCTGGAGGAGATTACCCAGAGGGTGGAGGCCTTCGCCCGCCTCAGGAACTACGAGTTCAATGAGAATATGGTCCTCGTCATGGAGGGACTCATGGGGAAGTGGAAGGCTTACGGGGACTTCTACTGTCCCTGCCGTTTCGACAACTTGCCCGAGAACCTGTGCCCCTGCCGGGAAGCCAGGATGAACTGGGTACGGAAAGAGGGAGAGTGTCGCTGCGGGCTGTTTATCCTCCCGCCAGGCAAGTAA
- a CDS encoding glutaredoxin family protein has product MVKVYALSTCPWCKKLKQFLDLKNIAYECVDVDTAEAGVQKAALKEVDRLAGERVFPVTVVGGRAFKGYQPERIVEALKDEA; this is encoded by the coding sequence ATGGTCAAGGTATACGCATTGAGCACATGCCCCTGGTGCAAGAAGCTCAAGCAGTTCTTGGACCTCAAGAACATCGCCTACGAGTGCGTCGATGTGGACACCGCGGAGGCCGGGGTCCAGAAGGCAGCGCTAAAAGAGGTGGACCGCCTGGCCGGGGAGCGTGTATTCCCTGTAACTGTGGTGGGCGGCCGGGCGTTCAAGGGCTACCAGCCGGAGAGAATAGTGGAGGCCCTCAAGGATGAGGCCTAG
- a CDS encoding D-alanyl-D-alanine carboxypeptidase family protein — protein MKRLLLSALVILGMSLFPNPCLAVSAGDTKAPLGGEPPEIEAQSVVLVDHTTGEYVLVKNPDEPRVPASLIKLLTLKLIWEAVEEGSASLDQGVTVSERAWRTGGSKMFIRAGTQVPLGDLIDGIIVASGNDACVAAAEYLEGSVEAFVARMNEKAEDLGMKNTRAVDPHGLSDENITTARDMALLASHYVQDHPEALDLHSTREFTYGAPGETPITQQNRNLLLWSYDGVDGLKTGYIEAAGFNMLVTARRGETRFLGVVLGVPGESIPEGEARRAQEVARILDFGFANFSSARVATAGEPVGEVKVWKGRENEVRAVVATDGLVTLRQGVKTQRELVLQDSVQAPVEKGQRLGELVISRDGQEVSRVPVVAETGVPRGGFFKVLMDTLRQFFGRIRITRS, from the coding sequence ATGAAACGCCTGCTGCTTTCAGCGCTGGTCATCTTGGGGATGAGCCTCTTTCCCAATCCATGCCTGGCCGTGTCGGCCGGGGACACCAAGGCACCCCTGGGGGGCGAGCCCCCAGAGATAGAGGCCCAGTCGGTAGTACTGGTGGACCATACTACGGGTGAATACGTCCTGGTGAAGAACCCGGACGAACCCAGGGTGCCCGCAAGCCTCATTAAACTGCTCACCCTGAAGCTTATCTGGGAGGCCGTAGAGGAGGGCAGTGCCAGCCTGGACCAGGGTGTCACGGTGTCGGAGAGGGCCTGGAGAACCGGGGGTTCCAAGATGTTCATCCGGGCTGGCACCCAGGTGCCGCTGGGAGACCTCATCGATGGCATCATAGTCGCCTCCGGCAACGACGCCTGCGTGGCCGCGGCAGAGTATCTTGAGGGAAGCGTTGAGGCCTTTGTGGCCCGCATGAACGAGAAGGCAGAAGACCTGGGAATGAAGAACACCAGGGCTGTTGATCCCCATGGACTCTCGGACGAGAACATCACCACCGCAAGGGACATGGCCCTCCTGGCCTCCCACTACGTGCAAGACCACCCTGAAGCTCTTGACCTCCACTCCACCAGGGAGTTTACCTACGGAGCCCCGGGCGAAACCCCCATTACCCAGCAAAACAGGAACCTCCTGCTGTGGTCCTACGATGGGGTGGACGGGTTGAAGACCGGCTACATCGAGGCCGCTGGTTTCAACATGCTGGTCACGGCAAGGCGGGGAGAAACCCGCTTCTTAGGCGTGGTCCTGGGGGTGCCTGGGGAGAGCATCCCGGAGGGTGAGGCGCGCAGGGCCCAAGAGGTCGCTCGCATTCTGGACTTTGGCTTTGCTAACTTCTCCTCAGCTCGGGTGGCCACTGCCGGGGAACCCGTTGGAGAGGTGAAGGTTTGGAAGGGCCGGGAGAACGAGGTCCGGGCAGTCGTGGCTACAGATGGACTGGTTACCCTGAGGCAGGGGGTAAAGACCCAGCGGGAACTTGTACTGCAAGACTCGGTCCAGGCACCGGTTGAAAAGGGACAAAGGCTGGGCGAGCTGGTAATAAGCCGGGATGGCCAGGAGGTATCCCGCGTCCCCGTAGTGGCTGAGACCGGGGTGCCCAGGGGCGGGTTCTTCAAGGTACTCATGGACACCTTGAGGCAGTTCTTCGGGAGGATCAGGATCACCAGATCCTGA
- a CDS encoding aminotransferase class I/II-fold pyridoxal phosphate-dependent enzyme has protein sequence MEIEQFKVERWLNAYELDARYNLAETDAKPFSLEELLSLGDKEALTQELMDLKLGYNPTTGSRALRSIIAGRYRGVDPGEVLVTVGAIEADCHIANVLVKPGDTVIVQFPAYQVLVAKARGATVKFWDLRMEEGYRPNLEALRCLIDRRTKLVVVNNPHNPTGAVLSQDDMRTILGWAQEEGFWVLSDEVYHGLAFEEGVVAEPARNLSHRAISVGSMSKTFGLSGLRLGWMAGPREILEACWAWKDYTSISNSPVSDFLARLALRESGRVWERNLKIARENLEVLEGWFDRMSRFVSYTKPRAGLVCFPKFTLPVGTEEFCLRAYHERGVLLVPGECFDVPGHIRFGFGGDPGTFSRGLEELGAVMSEIQD, from the coding sequence TTGGAGATAGAGCAGTTTAAGGTTGAAAGATGGTTGAACGCCTACGAGCTGGATGCCCGCTACAACCTGGCGGAGACCGACGCGAAGCCCTTCAGCCTGGAGGAGCTCCTCTCGCTCGGGGACAAGGAGGCCCTCACACAGGAGCTCATGGACCTGAAACTCGGGTATAACCCCACCACGGGTTCCAGAGCCCTTCGTTCCATCATCGCCGGGAGGTACCGGGGGGTTGACCCCGGTGAGGTCCTGGTGACAGTGGGGGCCATCGAGGCGGACTGCCACATAGCCAACGTGCTGGTGAAGCCAGGAGACACCGTCATCGTGCAGTTCCCTGCCTACCAGGTGCTCGTGGCCAAGGCCCGGGGCGCCACGGTGAAGTTCTGGGACCTCCGGATGGAGGAGGGCTACAGGCCCAACCTCGAGGCGCTTCGTTGCCTTATCGACCGGCGCACCAAGCTGGTTGTGGTGAACAATCCCCACAACCCCACGGGTGCAGTCCTCTCCCAGGACGACATGCGCACCATACTGGGATGGGCCCAGGAGGAAGGCTTCTGGGTGCTCTCGGATGAGGTCTACCACGGGCTGGCTTTCGAAGAGGGAGTGGTGGCGGAACCCGCCCGGAACCTCAGCCACAGGGCCATCAGCGTGGGGAGCATGTCCAAGACCTTCGGCCTCTCCGGCCTGCGGTTAGGCTGGATGGCGGGGCCCAGGGAGATCCTGGAAGCCTGCTGGGCATGGAAGGACTACACATCCATAAGCAACTCCCCCGTCTCTGACTTCCTGGCCCGGCTGGCCCTGAGGGAGTCCGGGAGGGTGTGGGAACGGAACCTCAAGATAGCCAGGGAAAACCTCGAGGTGCTGGAGGGCTGGTTTGACCGGATGAGCAGGTTTGTCTCCTACACGAAACCCAGGGCGGGCCTGGTATGCTTCCCAAAGTTTACCCTGCCCGTAGGCACTGAGGAATTCTGTCTCCGGGCCTACCACGAAAGGGGTGTGCTCCTAGTCCCAGGCGAGTGTTTCGATGTGCCTGGGCACATCCGTTTCGGTTTTGGAGGGGATCCAGGTACCTTCAGCCGGGGGCTGGAGGAACTTGGCGCGGTGATGAGCGAGATCCAGGACTAG
- a CDS encoding inner membrane CreD family protein, translating into MARRILAIIAIYLATCVAWMALAVLTEHRTHSTQEELRTQVADLYGEEHHTMAPEVYYEAARTIVDDSANSPGDMARGWNEKVVHSSRVTVVPESSDILVNLELDQRRKGLLWYSTYRVGFHGDYLIKNNTSERREYVIGFTFPTTQAIYDNFVFRVGHQDVALEGLEEGVLSSRVPLAPGEEKAFTIGYDSRGLNRWLYVPGRGVSQVKDFTLTMVTDFKAIDFPPGTISPTSKAPVGDGWELVWRHDNLISGFTLGIKMPSRINPGPLASQITLFAPVSLLFFFFVIFILSVLRDIKIHPMNYFFLAAAFFSFHLLFAYLADHMDVHLAFAISSAVSVALVVSYLRLVVGPRFAFREAAIAQLVYLVLFSYAHFFKGFTGLCVTVGSILTLAALMQFTGRIDWEERFRR; encoded by the coding sequence GTGGCCAGGCGAATCCTAGCCATAATTGCCATCTACCTGGCAACCTGCGTTGCCTGGATGGCTCTGGCGGTTCTGACTGAACACAGGACCCACTCTACCCAGGAAGAACTCCGCACGCAGGTGGCGGACCTCTACGGCGAGGAGCACCACACCATGGCCCCTGAGGTGTACTACGAGGCGGCCCGGACCATCGTGGACGACTCCGCCAACTCCCCAGGGGATATGGCTCGGGGCTGGAATGAGAAGGTAGTCCACTCTAGCCGGGTGACCGTGGTGCCCGAGAGTAGCGACATCCTGGTCAACCTCGAACTCGACCAGCGCAGGAAGGGTCTCCTGTGGTACAGCACCTACAGGGTGGGTTTTCACGGAGACTACCTCATCAAGAACAACACCAGTGAACGCAGGGAATACGTCATAGGGTTCACCTTCCCTACGACCCAGGCCATCTATGACAACTTCGTGTTCAGGGTTGGCCACCAAGACGTGGCCCTGGAGGGGCTGGAGGAGGGGGTCCTATCCTCCCGGGTGCCCCTGGCGCCCGGCGAGGAGAAGGCCTTTACCATAGGGTACGATTCCCGGGGCCTGAACAGGTGGCTGTACGTGCCGGGGCGTGGGGTGAGCCAGGTGAAGGACTTCACCCTCACAATGGTTACGGACTTCAAGGCCATTGACTTCCCCCCGGGAACCATCTCCCCGACATCCAAGGCCCCTGTGGGGGATGGTTGGGAACTGGTGTGGCGGCACGATAACCTCATATCCGGGTTCACGCTGGGCATCAAGATGCCCTCCCGGATCAATCCTGGCCCCCTGGCCAGCCAGATCACGCTCTTCGCCCCCGTATCCCTCCTGTTCTTCTTCTTCGTCATCTTTATCCTCAGTGTCCTCCGGGACATAAAGATCCACCCCATGAACTACTTCTTCCTGGCCGCTGCCTTCTTCTCCTTTCACCTCTTATTTGCGTACCTTGCAGACCACATGGATGTGCACCTTGCCTTCGCCATTTCCTCTGCGGTGTCCGTGGCCCTGGTGGTCTCCTACCTGAGGCTCGTGGTGGGGCCCAGGTTTGCCTTCAGGGAGGCTGCGATTGCCCAGCTGGTCTACCTGGTGCTCTTCTCCTATGCTCACTTTTTTAAAGGGTTCACCGGGCTTTGTGTGACCGTGGGCTCCATCCTGACACTGGCTGCCCTCATGCAGTTCACCGGTAGGATCGACTGGGAGGAGAGGTTCCGTCGCTGA
- the acpS gene encoding holo-ACP synthase gives MELLGAGIDLVRVTRVERMISRWGDRFLNRVFTPLELSQAQGAHAARRLAGRLAVKEAALKAMGTGLRACRWIHMEVTNDPLGRPLLALNGELEETAGNRGISSFLVSVTHEGDLAVAQVLAVGWRLPG, from the coding sequence ATGGAGCTCCTGGGAGCCGGCATTGACCTGGTGAGGGTCACCCGGGTGGAGAGGATGATCTCACGCTGGGGTGACCGGTTCCTGAACAGGGTTTTCACACCCCTGGAGCTCTCACAGGCCCAGGGTGCTCATGCCGCCCGGCGCCTGGCAGGAAGGCTTGCTGTGAAGGAGGCTGCCCTGAAGGCCATGGGCACTGGCCTTCGAGCCTGCCGCTGGATTCACATGGAGGTCACCAATGACCCCTTGGGCAGGCCGCTCCTGGCCCTCAACGGGGAACTCGAGGAAACCGCTGGAAACCGGGGAATCTCATCCTTCCTGGTGAGTGTCACCCATGAGGGCGATCTTGCCGTGGCCCAGGTGCTGGCCGTGGGCTGGCGCCTCCCTGGCTAG
- the cysE gene encoding serine O-acetyltransferase yields the protein MSLRQDIQAVFERDPAAKSVWEVVLCYPGLHALWIYRMARWLWVRRFYLAGRWLSHLGRWLTGIEIHPGARISPGLFIDHGMGVVIGETTEIGEGVTLYQGVTLGGVSWKKEKRHPTLGKGVVVGSGAKVLGAITIGENSRIGANSVVVKDVPPDSVVVGVPGNVRSPNGSLTKPEHLRDLRHDDLPDAVMERLSSLVERVTSLEQEVTELRSAVIPVHLRGEADDRTTV from the coding sequence ATGAGCCTCAGGCAAGACATACAAGCGGTGTTTGAGCGGGATCCCGCCGCGAAGAGCGTGTGGGAGGTAGTCCTGTGCTACCCAGGACTCCATGCCCTGTGGATATACAGGATGGCAAGGTGGCTATGGGTGAGGCGGTTTTACCTGGCGGGACGGTGGCTCTCACACCTGGGTCGCTGGCTCACGGGCATTGAGATTCACCCGGGGGCACGGATATCTCCTGGACTCTTCATCGACCACGGCATGGGGGTAGTTATCGGTGAAACAACGGAGATCGGGGAGGGTGTCACCCTCTACCAAGGGGTGACCCTGGGGGGTGTGAGCTGGAAGAAGGAAAAGCGCCACCCCACCCTGGGCAAAGGAGTGGTGGTGGGGTCCGGGGCCAAGGTGCTTGGCGCCATCACCATCGGTGAGAACTCGCGGATAGGGGCAAATTCCGTCGTGGTGAAGGACGTACCTCCGGATTCCGTCGTCGTGGGGGTGCCTGGCAACGTTCGCTCGCCTAACGGGAGCCTCACCAAGCCTGAGCACCTCAGGGACTTGCGCCACGATGATCTTCCAGACGCCGTCATGGAAAGACTCTCGTCCCTGGTGGAAAGGGTGACATCCCTGGAACAGGAGGTCACGGAACTCCGCAGTGCTGTCATCCCCGTTCACCTGCGGGGAGAGGCAGATGACCGTACCACGGTGTGA